ACCGCCGTCGCATTCGCGTACTGGTGTTGCTGCAAATAGGCATTCACGCCTGCCCGGAAAGTTTCCTCGCCAAGATAGGACTCCAGCATGCGCAGCACCGATGCGGCTTTGCCGTAGGCGATGCCGTCAAACAATTCCTGAATTTGCGCGGGAGTTTCCGCCGCCTGATGAATCGGGCGCGTGTTAGCCAGCGAATCCACGTTGAGGGTTTGGCCGGTTCCGCTCACGTCATCCAGCGGATAATTCCATTCCGGCTTCCACTTCGCGACGGGTTTGGTCTCCATCCATGTCGCGAAACCTTCATTGAGCCAGATGTCGTCCCACCATTTCATCGTGACCAGGTCGCCAAACCACTGGTGCGCCATCTCGTGGGCAATCACGCTGGCGATCTCTTTTTTCAAGCCGACCGAGCCTTGCTTCTCGTCGATCAGGAGAATCACTTCCCGGAAGGTGATGCAGCCCGTATTTTCCATAGCACCCGCGGAAAAGTCCGGCAGGCCGATCAGGTCCAGCTTTCCGTAGGGATACTTGATCCCGAAATATTTATCGTAATAGCCGAGCACGTAGGTCGCGGTTTCCAGCGCGAACCTGCCCATTTCCTTCTTGCCAGGAGTGCTGAAGACGCGAATCGGAATGCCGTCAGCCTCGCCTTCGATATATTCGAAGTTTCCTACCACCAGCGCCGCCAGGTACGAAGACATTTTAGCCGTCGTCGCAAATTTCACCGTGTGTTTATCGCCGGGCCCGGGAGTGTCGGACACGACTTTCTGATTCGAGATCGCGACCTGGCCCTTCTCCGCAACGGCGGTAATGTCGAACGTTGCTTTGTAATCCGGCTCATCAAACGATGGATATGCCCGCCGCGCATCCGTGGCCTCAAACTGCGAAGCGGCGTACTTGCGTCCCGCATCATCCTTGCCCAGGTACAAGCCCCGCATTTCGTCGTTGAGAATGCCGCTGTAAGTAATGTGGATCGAGGCGGGGCCCGCGGCCAGCGGCTTATCCACGCTCAGGACCACCATTTCTTTCTCTTTTTCGGGCGTGACCTTCGCCTTCTGGGTATTTCCGCCGCTCGTGATGGTGACATCGTGGAAATCGATGTCGACCGCATTCAGCGTAACCTCCGGGCCGGATTTCAGCATCCGGATCGAAATGGTTTCATCGCCTTCGAACTTCGCCTTGTCCAGGTCAGGCGTAAAGGTGAGCTTGTAATTGTCCGGCCGGGCAATCTCAGGCAGTCGCTGCGCGAAAGCGGCCGACATTGCCAGCACAAGAAAAGTCAGAACTGCTGAAACTCGTTTCATAATTTTCCTCAGATGATAAAGTCGGAGTGCTTCCCGATCATGGGTATCTTTATGGAGCACCATGCGAGTAGATGTGCAACTTTCCATTCTAATACGTGCGGCCTGTCGGGAAAGTTCAATTCCCACCCGCAATTACACCGTTCAAAATTGTCCGGGTGCAGCGGTTGGCGCCGAACCAGTAGGGGATTTCGCGATAATCCTGCACGTCGAACACTGCTAAATCCGCATCCTTTCCGGGTTCAATGCTCCCCTTGCGATCCGCTAGGCGAAGCGCCCAGGCCCCATTGATCGTGCCCGCTGCGACAACTTCGGCCGGCGACATTTTCATGTGCGTGCACGCCAACGACATCGCCATGGGCATACTGACAGTCGGCGATGTGCCCGGGTTGTAATCGGTCGCCAGCGCTACGGGCACTCCGGCGTCGATCAAGCGCCGCGCATTCGCATATTCCTTCAGCCCCAGAAAATAATTCGCTCCCGGAACCAGCGTAGCCACAGTATTGCCCTTCGCCAACTGTGCAATGTCGGCTTCGTTCACGTGATCCATGTGATCGAACGACGCCGGATTGAAGCGCAAGAACGGCGACAAACTTGTCTCCGAAAGCTGGCCCATATGCGCGCGGACGCTTAACCCATGCTTTTCGGCGGCTGCAAAGATTCGCTCTGTTTGCTCGGCAGTAAATGCCCCTTTATCGCAGAACACGTCAACGAATTGGGCGAGCTTCCGCCTCGCCGACCGGGGAATCATCTCTGTACAGACGACCTCAACATATTTTTGTGAGCAACCCTGAAATTCTTTTGGCACGACGTGGGCTCCGAGCAAGGTTGCCACCAAACTGCCGGGCCAGCGGGAAGCCGCGTCTTTTATAGCTTCCAGCGACTTCATTTCCGATTCGAGCGTGAGACCATATCCTGACTTGGCTTCGGCCGTCGTAGTGCCGTGGTTTGCCATCTCTTCCAGCGTGGCCAACACTTTGTTGGCGAGCGCCGTCTTCGCAGACTTACGAACAGCCTCCAGGCTCGACCGAATTCCGCCCCCGGCTGACGCGATTTCCTCATAGGAAGCGCCTTCGATGCGCTTCTCAAAATCGACCAGCCGTGGGCTCACAAATACCGGATGCGTGTGCGAGTCTACGAAACCCGGCAGCACAATCTTGCCCGCGCAATCGACTTCCATAATCTGTCGGATGCGCTTGAGCCATCCATCACGCCGTGCATCTCGAGTGGTTCCGACCGAAACGATCTTGCCACCTATACACAGCACCGCAGCGTCTTCAATAATGCCTAAATCCTTTAGGGCAGGTCCACGGCGCGGACCACGCTCACGCGCGCTGGAACGCAAAGTGAGAAGCTGGCAAATGTTAACCAGCAACAGCGCTTTCGAAGATTTAAATTTTGGCGTCGCGGGGCTCACTCGTGCTTTAGTTTAGCAGCAGTGTTGGCCTATGACCCTGAAGCTGAAGTCAATGGACAACCTCGATTCCCGGGTGGTCCGGTTGTGCGAAGTACGATGATTGGCCTAACATCTCACGGGAAGGGAACCAAGATGAGTGGAAATCGGCACCGAACCTTTATAGCAACCGCGCTGTGCGCCATCGCGCTTCAATCGGCTGCGTCGGCGCCTGCAACGCTACGCCAACTCGCCGACGCTCGTCACATTCTCATCGGCGCCGCGGCCGCTTCGGCATACCTTGGTGATGCGGATTATTCGGCGATTCTCGGATCGGAGTTCAGTCAACTTCAAGCCGAGAACGAAATGAAATTTGGAGTAATTCATCCGCGTCCTGACAACGATCCCAATCCTTATGATTTCAAAGGCGGCGACGCGTTGGTTGCGTTCTCGCAAAGTCATAACATGGTCGTCCGCGGGCACACTCTCGTCTGGCACAACCAGATCCCGGATTGGGCGAAGAAAGGGAATTATTCTGCGGTGCAACTTGCGGAGATTCTTCACAGCCATATCAAAACGGTTATGACGCACTACGCGTCGAAAGTGTACGCATGGGACGTGGTCAATGAAGCGTTCAATGACGACGGAACAATGCGTCATACGATTTGGTTCGACCAGCCCGGAATCGGCGCCGGGGGCGGCACGAAATATATCGAGCAGGCGCTGCGCTGGGCGCGCGAAGCCGATCCGAATGCCAAGCTCTTCTACAACGACTACGACGCTGAAGAAATGAACAAGAAATCAGATGCCATTTACGCGATGGCCGCGGACTTCAAGAAACGCGGCGTTCCGCTCGACGGCATTGGCTTTCAGGCGCACGTCACCCTGAAATTCGACGATCCCGCGAAGCTGGTTTCGTTTGCGCGAAATATGGAACGCTTCGCAAAGCTAGGGCTGGAGTTGCATATTACCGAGCTAGACATTCGCCTCGGCGATTCGAGTGCAGCTTCGCTCGGCGCCCAAGCCAAACTCTACGCCGAAATCACAACCCTGTGCGTGCAGCAACCCGCCTGCAAATTAATACAAACCTGGGGATTCACCGACAAGCACTCCTGGATTCCGCAGTTCTACAAAGGGCAAGGCTGGGCGCTGCTCTGGGACGCCAACTACCAGAAGAAGCCCGCGTACGAAGCCGTCCATGATGCCCTGGCAAAATAACCTTGTGGCGACAGCCGCCTCGGCTGTCAGGTTTTGGTTCGCCTTTTACGGACTTGTCTGACTATCGGGAGGAACGTATAATCAGACATTCAGACATAGAGAACAAATCATGCAATCGGCAAGAGTTGGAAAGCGCGGCGCCATAGTAGTGCCTGCAAACCTGCGCAGACGCTTCGGCTTGGAAGAGGGCAGCATCGTAATCGCGGAGGAGACCGGCGACGGCATTCTCATTCGCCCGGCTGTGGTCGTCCCGATCGAACGGTACACACCAGAACGCAAAGCGGAGTTCCTCCTGTCCAATGCCGTTGACGCCGCCGATTACCGCAATGCGAAGAAAGCGGTGCGAAGACTCGGCCTAAATCCGGATTCGATTCCTCAACGGCGACAGGAATAAATGGATCGGCTGTTTCTTGATGCCAACGTCCTGTTTTCAGCAGCCTATCGTCCTGACGCTGGCCTTCTGCGACTCTGGAAGCTTAAGCATGCGACGCTGATCAGTTCCCGATACGCTTTTGAAGAAGCCAAGATCAATCTTGATGAAGGAGATCCGCGAGCGCGGCTTGCCCATCTCGCGCGACGGGTCGAACTGGTGGAGGCTGGCGACATGCCGGTTCCCTGCGGCATAGCTTTGCCGTTCAAGGACAGGCCGATTCTGCTCGCGGCCATCGGAGCCAGAGCCACTCACCTGCTGACCGGAGATGTTCGGCATTTCGGCCCATATTTCGGGAAGAAGATCGAAGGCATTACCATATTGCTACCGGGAGAGTATCTGCGAAACCGAATCCCGCAAGGTTGACCTGACCGCATTTATAAATCCATTGGCACTTTAACGCCTGCTTTTTTCGCAAACTCTTTCGCCTCGCCGTATCCGGCGTCCACGTGGCGGATTATGCCCATTCCAGGATCAGTGGTCAGGACGCGTTCGATGCGCTTCGCCATGTCATCCGTGCCATCGGCGACAAGGACTTGGCCCGCGTGCAGCGAGTAGCCGATGCCGACGCCGCCGCCGTTGTGGATCGATACCCAGGACGCGCCGGCAGCCGTGTTGAGCAAGGCGTTGAGCAAAGGCCAGTCGGCGACCGCGTCGGAGCCGTCTTTCATGCTTTCGGTTTCGCGGAAGGGAGACGCGACCGAGCCGCAGTCGAGATGATCGCGGCCAATCACGATCGGCGCTTTGATCTTGCCTTTCTTCACCAGATCGTTCATGGCGAGGCCGAATTGCGCGCGCTCGCCATAGCCGAGCCAGCAGATGCGGGCGGGCAATCCCTGAAACTTAATCCGTTTCTTTGCGAGGTCAATCCAGCGGCGCAGGATGCGATTATCGGGAAATAATTCCAGAACAAGATCGTCGGTCACGTGGATGTCGGATGCTTCGCCCGACAATGCAACCCAACGGAACGGGCCGCGTCCTTCGCAGAACAGCGGACGAATATAGGCCGGAACGAAGCCGGGGAAGTCGTAGGCGTTTTTCACGCCGCGCTGAAAGGCGAAGGTGCGAATGTTGTTGCCGTAGTCGAAGGTGACTGAGCCCATTTTCTGGAGGCGTAACATCCCTTCGACGTGGCGCGCTACTGCATCGAGCGATTTTTCTTCGTATGCTTTCGGATCGGCCTTGCGCAGCGCCAGCGCATCTTCGAACGTCATGCCGTTGGGCACATATCCGTTCAGAGGATCGTGCGCCGAAGTTTGATCAGTCAGAATATCGGGAACGACGCCGCGCTCGGCGAGTTCGGGAATGATGTCGGCGCAGTTTCCGACGAGTCCAACCGAAACATTTTCTTTTTTGCGAATGGCATTTTTCAAGATGCGCAGCGCTTCATCGAGCGTGGTGACCATGAAGTCGCAATAGCCGGTTTTGAGGCGCTTCTTGATGCGCTCGGGGTCAACGTCAATTCCCAGAAAGGCCGCGCCGGTCATGGTGGCAGCGAGAGGCTGAGCGCCGCCCATTCCGCCCATACCGCCGCTTACGATCAGCTTGCCGGAGAGATCTCCGCCAAAATGCTTTTCCCCTGCCGCGGAAAAAGTTTCGAATGTGCCCTGCACGATTCCCTGGGAGCCGATGTAGATCCACGAACCGGCGGTCATCTGGCCATACATCATCAGGCCTGCGCGCTCCAGTTCGTTGAACTTCTCCCAATTCGACCAGTGGCCGACGAGATTGGAATTCGCGATCAGCACGCGGGGCGCATGATCGTGTGTCTTGAAAACGCCCACTGGCTTTCCAGACTGTACGAGCAAAGTTTCGTCGTTGGCCAGAGTCTTCAGCGTGGCGACGATCGCGTGGTAGGCTTCCCAGTTGCGCGCGGCGCGACCGGTGCCGCCGTAGACCACAAGGTCTTTGGGGCGCTCGGCGACTTCCTCGTCGAGGTTGTTCATGAGCATGCGCATGGCCGCTTCCTGTTGCCAGCCTTTGCAGGTAATGGAGTTGCCGCGCGGGGCGCGAATCGAAGTGGGGGCCTGAATTTCGGTTTCGACGGGCATGGTTAAATGGTAGTCTCTCGGGCGCGGCCTGTGCAAAATCTCCGTAAAGAAACACGGCAGACACGCTCAGAAGAGTCTGCTCGCTTGAGGAAATACGCGCTGCTGCACAAGGGGTACCCCCTCCCCCCCTACCTCCGAAAGCCTTGACTGGCGCGGGGTCTGCAAAAATTGTCTGCAAAATCTTGAGCCGTCGCGAGTTAGAGGTCAAAATATAGAGAACAAGGGAGTTAGGAGCACTGTTCTGGGTTTTGCGACTACTGCCTCCGCTTTGACAATAATCTGCTTTTTTATTTTCGAGGTCAAGGTTGGATGTCACCGCCGTCGCAGGATGGTTGTGGAAAACGTGAGCGACGAGTGCGGGGCTTTCATACCCGGCTGCGGCGCGACTGGACCGGATTTAGTTCGGCGTTCGGGGTGCCTCGTCGCGGGTAAAATCCGGGCTGGTTTGGGTAGGGGAGGCTTCGACTGTGGCGTTGCCCTCGCTTCGCTCAGGCAACGCCTTGCTCAGCATGACAGTGGCGGACGACAACGCCGGATGCTCACCAGGTGCTGTAGGTGGTTCCGTCGCTGGCGATGCCGTTGGAGGCGGAGTGCACGTCGACGATGCCAGGCTCTTGCTGATCGACGGCCATCAAGGTGTCTTCATTGGTGACTTCCCAGTTGGTCTCTTTGGTCATGGGATCAATCGGGATCTGGCGCAGGTAGCCGGCGGTGACGAGATCGTCGAGCGATTGCGGGGCCTTCTGTTTGTCGAGGGTGTATTGCGAGATGATGCTGCGCAGGGTCGACAGATTGGAGCGCAAAACCGATTCGCGGCTTTGGACGACGGTGCGGTTGTAATTGGGAATGGCAATTGCCATGAGGATGATCATGATGCTGATTACCACAATCATCTCGAGCAGCGTGAAACCGCTGACACGGTTTTGATTTCGTCCGTGCTTGCGGACGAACTGGCGCAATAGCGAGCCGTCAAGAGATCCGCTCATGCTGGTCGAATTGTTCATGCCCCAGAGCATCTACCAATCCTTGTATTTCGTGCCGTCGAGCGCAGTGCCTTCCGATTTCGTGTAGACGTCGAAGACACTCTGTCCGCCCCAGGAGTCGGAGTCAGCATCGTCCTGCATGGAGCGCATGCCCCATTCCGTGCTTTTGGTCATCGGGTCCATAGGAAGAGAACGCAGAAAGCGCATTTTCTTGCCGCCTTGCGCCTCGACTCCCTTGACCAAAGTTTCGAGATCGGGGGGGTAGCCGCCGCTGTCCACTTTGGTTTGAAAAGCGTTGCGGTCGGCCGCATCTTTGTAGCGGTCGATGGCGTCGCGCATATCCCAAAGGGCGCGGCGAAGTTCTTTTTCCTTTTGACGCTGGATGGTGACGCGGGCCAGCGGCAGCGCCATCATCGTGAGAACCGACAAGATGGCGGTCGCGATGATTAATTCGAGGAGCGTGAAACCCTGGGCGCGCTTTGCATTCGGCCCGGGATGGAATCGGTAAAGCATGGTCGTTTCTTTCAGTTCAATTCGTCGCGATGATTTGCGGGACGAAAACCCTCTGGAGTCATGCGTCGAAGTTCAGGCGTCCCTCTGGGACGCGATTCCGTGTTGCCAACATTCCCCGGCGCTGGAAGCGCCGGGCTATTTTTATGTGCCCCCTCCGGGGCACAAACATTCCCACCTCGTCCTCGAACCGCTACTGCACGGTCACCGAGGCTTGCGCTCCGTTGACGGTGATGGCCTGCAATCCGGGATCGCGCGCGCCTCCGCGCGTGATGACCAGTGGAGTCTGCCCACTTTCCTTGGCCTGGAAGGTCATGGTAACCACCGCGCCCTGACCAGAGACTCCTGGAGCGCCGGGCGGCCGCGCGGCCGTAATCTGCGACTGGCCGACAGTTTCATCCTCGCGATGCGCCACAGTTACGACCTGGCCGTCCTGCGAGAGGAAGCCGCCATTCGATACATTGACCAGTTGCAGCATTTTCGGATCGTAGTTCAACTGCACTGGAACGGACGACACGTTTTGAGCGCCGGAGAGCAACAGGTTCACCATAAATGTGTTGCCCTTTGCCACCTGAATGGTTGGCGGATCGAACAAGAAACTGGGTGTGCCGCCGGTCCCGTTGGTGGGAGAGCCCTGGCCGGCGGGCGGGTGATTGGAATTCGATTGAGGCTGAATGGACGGGGTCGAGGCCGGATTGGAAGTTTGCGCAGCGGGCGCGGGAGCAGCCTGCGGTTTGTGCCGCAATTCGATGGTGCTGGCGGTGCCAATATCGATGGCGCGCTGGTTCTGCTCGCTGACTTCGGTGCCGCGGATAATGTGCGGCACGATGGCGAAAATAATTTCGTTCTCCGAATGGTCCTGGGTGGTCTGGCCGAAGAGATACTTAAGGATCGGAATCTGCGCGAGGCCGGGAATTCCGCTCAGCGATTTGGTCTGCTGATCTTCCATGATGCCGCCCAGCAGGTTGGCCTCGCCGTCCTTGAGGCGAATTTCGTGCTCGATCTTGCGCTGCCCGATGATGGGCTGGCTGATGCCGCCGATGTTGGACTGGCCGGTGACGGCCGAAACATCCATGGTGATCTTCAGCGTGACTTCTCCGTTGGCGTGCACGTGGGGCGTAATTTCGATATTTACGCCGACGTCCAGATACTGGAATTGAGTATTCACCAGCGGATTGATGCCGACGCCGCCAATGCCAGGCTGGAACGATCCGGTCGCGACCGGCACGCGGTCGCCAATCTTGAGCGAAGCTTTCTGACCGTCGAGGGCGCGAACCTGGGGATTCTGAATCAACTTGGTGTCGCTGTTGCTCATCACCGCCGACAAGTTGGCGGAGGGAATGGTGACCTGGAAGTTGGTTGCATTCAGATTACCCAATGTGTTCAGGTTGATTCCCGTGCTGCCTGTACCCGTCGAGGTCGTACCGGTCGTGGTGGTGCCGGTGGTGGTGGAGGTGTTCGAGTTGATATTGTCCTGCAAGGTGACCGTCGCGCTGGTGGGCGGGCTCAAGCCCAGCGTGCGGGAGCGGTCTTTGCTGACCTGCATGACGGCGATGTCGACGATGACTTCCGGACGCGCCTTGTCGAGGTCCTCGACGAGTTTTTCCGCCAGCGCGATCTGATCGGGAGTGCCGCGCACGACCAGCGCATTTTGAGAGAGCAGTTGCTGCACGCGCTGGACGTCGAGGACGGCGCGAATGGCGTTGACTACATCCTGCAATTCGGTGGGCGCGGAAAGATTCGTAAGATAGAAAGTTTTGAGGACGCTTTGTTCCAGTTCCTTGCGCTTCGCGGGATTGTCTTGTGCCACAAAAATCGTGTTCGCAGTCACCGGTCGCCAGAAGGTTTTCGACTCCAGGGCGGTAATTTCGAGAGCATCTTCGAGCGAGACGCCGTTGAGGTCAACGTTGATGGGGCGGGCGGTGTAATCGGGATCAAAAAGGACGTTGATGCCCGCCAATTGTCCGACTGTTCGGTAGACTACGTCGGACTTGGTAGCCATCATTTTCAGCGTGACCGGGACGTTGGAGATGGGGGCAAGTTCGACGGGACCGGCGGCTTCGTGAATCTTGCGCTCCAGGCCCGAAGGCGGACCAGCAGCCTGGGGCTGGGGATTGCGCTGGTCGTTGATCATCTTGAGGGTGCGGGCCAGTTCCTGTTTGGCGATGAAGAGCGACGGATCGATGGTCAGCGCTTTCTGGAATTCGGCGACCGCCTCGTCGAGTTTGCCGTCCTCGCGAAGTTTCTGGCCGTTGTGGACGATGGAGGCCGCGGCCTCGAAACGAAGACGCTCGAAGGCGGCCCGATAGCGCAGATCTTTGGGTTTCAGATCATAGGCCTGCTTGAAGAAGTCGTAGGCCGCCGCGTAGTGCTGGCGAGCTTCGGCGTCTTGACCCTTGGCGTAAAGATCTTTGGCTTTGTCGGCGAGGGCTGGGAGCGTTAGAACTGTGACCAGCAGCAGAAATAGTGCCGGGCGCCTCAGGCGTCTCATTCGATAATCCTCACGAGATGATCCTCTTCTTCTTATTTCTTACAGTAGCGGCTGCTTACAGTATTGGCCGGCTCCGCGTTTTTTGCGCATTTGGCCGCGTTAGGACACGCGGATTTTTCCCGAAACCACCATTGAAAACACAAAAATACTGTTGATGAGCCGATTATAGCATCGTGTTTTGCGGCTTCCGAAGTGCTTGCGTGCACGAGAGTTATACTCTTTGGTCGTAGTCCTAAAGAGCGGCTTCCGCTTTCTGGCTCTCAGCGTCCGGCGAAAAGTCCCCAAGTGCGTTTCTTTCGACTAGTTGCTCGGACCGCAAGCCGAGAGCCGGAAGCCGACCGATGCGCTAAGATAACTACTCCCCCAAGCCCATGGCTCGCCAAACTACGCACCAGACCAAGGCCAATCCGGAGAAATCCCCGCGCCGGGATCCTACTGCCTCCGGCGATCGGGACGCTGCCGTTAATAGGATCGCTTCACATAACTACTTCTTGCTGGAAAAATTTGAGGCCGGGGTGGTGCTGACCGGAACCGAGGTCAAATCGGTGCGTGGAGGGCTGGCCAACCTGAAAGATTCTTACGGGCTGGTCAAAGACGACGCGGTCTGGCTGCTGAACGCGCACATCGGGCCTTACGAGCACGGCAATATCCACAACCATGCTCCGCTTCGCACGCGAAAGCTGCTGATGCATCGCGAGGAGATTCGCAAGTTGATCGGAAAGACGCAGCAGAAGGGACTGACGTTGATCCCGACGCGCCTTTACTTCAAGAATGGGCGAGTGAAGGTGGAATTGGCGCTGGCCAAGGGCAAGCAGCTTTGGGATAAGCGCGAGACCGAACGGCGGCGGACGGCGGATAAAGAGGCGAGGGAAGCGATCAGCCGGAGCCGGAAGGGGTGAGAAGCGATTGGAAGCCATTCAAGAGGGTGTAATTGACCTATCCTTTGCCATGCACTACAATGTAGTGCATGAAAACAGAAGTCTATAGCTGGCGCCTTTCTGCGGAGAAAAAGGCCGAACTCGAAGGTGAAGCTCACCGGGAAGGGAAGTCTTTATCGGCGCTGCTGGATGACATCGCAACGGAGTGGCTGAACCAGCGCCGCAACGGCAATGGCGACTATGAGGCGGAGCAGGCGGCGATTCGAAAGCGCGCCGCAGCCGCCATTGGTTCTATCCGTGGAGGAGATCCGACTCGCGCATCGCGGGCGAGCGAATTAGTTCGCGACATTATTGCGCGCAAGCATGAGAAGGAGTCGCGTGCCGCCCACCGGGCTCATTGATACGGGCGCAATTCTCGCGTTGGTTGACGCTGGCGATAGTTGGCATGAGCCCTGCGCGGCGGCTTACAAGCGGGCGCATCTTCCACTGCTGACGACCCAGGCCGCGCTCACGGAAGTATTCCATCTGACGCGCGGCGACAGGCGACAAATAGCCAGCGTCTGGACGCTGATCCGGTCCGGAGCAATTGAAATGTCATCGATTGCGAACGAAGAACTTCGTCAGATTCGGGCGCTCATGAACGAGTACGCCGATTGTCCGATGGACTTCGCGGACGCTACTCTGGTCCATCTCGCTGCCCGTGAGTCGATCAGCCTGATCTTGACAATTGATCACGACGATTTTGAGATCTATCGCCTTCCTGGGCGCAAGAAGTTTACGATCCTTCCATCGCGCTGAGGAGCTAGCGGCCGAGGCATCCCCATTAAGACTGTAAACCTAAAATCCGATATGCCGTCGGTGCAGGAGGCGCTGCAGCGACTGGAGCGTGAGATCGCGGTGGCGCGGCAATGCAAATTGGGGCTGATCAAGGTGATCCACGGTTATGGATCCAGCGGAACGGGCGGGGATATTCGTATCGCGGTGCAGCGGCGCTTGCGTGAGCTAGTTGAGGGCGGACAGATTGGCGGCTGCATTTTTGGGGAAAACTGGTCGAAGAGTGACGAAGCGACGTGGAGGCTGCTGCAAGGGCAGTCGGGGTTAAAGAGCGACGGGGATTTGGGGCGCCGCAATCGGGGCATTACGATCATTGTTTTGTAAGCGTGTTGTTTTGTAAGCGTGTTGCGTAATCGTCCGCCGCGATTTCTCGATCAAGACTCGGGCGTCGGCGGCGGCACACTCGGCTCTGCTGGCGCAGGTTCAGCGGCGGGAGATTCAGGAGCAAGAAAGCCAGGCGTCGGTTCCGGTGACGGCGGCGCTGACGCGATGGGCTGATCGAGCGGTCGCGGCTCAAGTGGTCGCATGGGTACGAGTGGGACGACTGGCGCCATCATGTGCAACTGCCAATAGGAGACGGCTACGCCGCGCTGCCAGAAGCGCGGGATCAACAGAAGCAGCAGGATTAACTGGATCATCAAAAATGCGCGAGTGACGCTCTCGGCGGGTATGAGGCTCATCCACAACCAGAGGCCGCCTACAAGGATGATGGCCGCCATGATGGTTGTAACGACATAGCTCCCGAGCAGGCGACCGAGGCCTCGGAAGGTATGGCGGAAGGCCGCGCCAATCGACTTGCGCACGACTCGCTGGTCGCTCAAAACGATGTCCGCCTCGGCGAGGTCGAACCAGATGCGCAGAGTCGTCATGATCAGAAAGATCACGAACAGGCCCGTCATGTTTAGCTCAAAGGGCAACAGTTCGTTGGTACTCTCGCCAGCTTTCTTGACGATTGCGCCGCTAATGCCGAAGAGAATTCCGGTGGCGATGCCCATCACGATGCCGGCGAGGATCATGAGCCGGATGTAGCGCCACAGGTTTCGCCCGCAGGCGCGGAA
Above is a window of Candidatus Sulfotelmatobacter sp. DNA encoding:
- the hutI gene encoding imidazolonepropionase, with the protein product MSPATPKFKSSKALLLVNICQLLTLRSSARERGPRRGPALKDLGIIEDAAVLCIGGKIVSVGTTRDARRDGWLKRIRQIMEVDCAGKIVLPGFVDSHTHPVFVSPRLVDFEKRIEGASYEEIASAGGGIRSSLEAVRKSAKTALANKVLATLEEMANHGTTTAEAKSGYGLTLESEMKSLEAIKDAASRWPGSLVATLLGAHVVPKEFQGCSQKYVEVVCTEMIPRSARRKLAQFVDVFCDKGAFTAEQTERIFAAAEKHGLSVRAHMGQLSETSLSPFLRFNPASFDHMDHVNEADIAQLAKGNTVATLVPGANYFLGLKEYANARRLIDAGVPVALATDYNPGTSPTVSMPMAMSLACTHMKMSPAEVVAAGTINGAWALRLADRKGSIEPGKDADLAVFDVQDYREIPYWFGANRCTRTILNGVIAGGN
- a CDS encoding endo-1,4-beta-xylanase → MSGNRHRTFIATALCAIALQSAASAPATLRQLADARHILIGAAAASAYLGDADYSAILGSEFSQLQAENEMKFGVIHPRPDNDPNPYDFKGGDALVAFSQSHNMVVRGHTLVWHNQIPDWAKKGNYSAVQLAEILHSHIKTVMTHYASKVYAWDVVNEAFNDDGTMRHTIWFDQPGIGAGGGTKYIEQALRWAREADPNAKLFYNDYDAEEMNKKSDAIYAMAADFKKRGVPLDGIGFQAHVTLKFDDPAKLVSFARNMERFAKLGLELHITELDIRLGDSSAASLGAQAKLYAEITTLCVQQPACKLIQTWGFTDKHSWIPQFYKGQGWALLWDANYQKKPAYEAVHDALAK
- a CDS encoding AbrB/MazE/SpoVT family DNA-binding domain-containing protein — translated: MQSARVGKRGAIVVPANLRRRFGLEEGSIVIAEETGDGILIRPAVVVPIERYTPERKAEFLLSNAVDAADYRNAKKAVRRLGLNPDSIPQRRQE
- the hutU gene encoding urocanate hydratase; this encodes MPVETEIQAPTSIRAPRGNSITCKGWQQEAAMRMLMNNLDEEVAERPKDLVVYGGTGRAARNWEAYHAIVATLKTLANDETLLVQSGKPVGVFKTHDHAPRVLIANSNLVGHWSNWEKFNELERAGLMMYGQMTAGSWIYIGSQGIVQGTFETFSAAGEKHFGGDLSGKLIVSGGMGGMGGAQPLAATMTGAAFLGIDVDPERIKKRLKTGYCDFMVTTLDEALRILKNAIRKKENVSVGLVGNCADIIPELAERGVVPDILTDQTSAHDPLNGYVPNGMTFEDALALRKADPKAYEEKSLDAVARHVEGMLRLQKMGSVTFDYGNNIRTFAFQRGVKNAYDFPGFVPAYIRPLFCEGRGPFRWVALSGEASDIHVTDDLVLELFPDNRILRRWIDLAKKRIKFQGLPARICWLGYGERAQFGLAMNDLVKKGKIKAPIVIGRDHLDCGSVASPFRETESMKDGSDAVADWPLLNALLNTAAGASWVSIHNGGGVGIGYSLHAGQVLVADGTDDMAKRIERVLTTDPGMGIIRHVDAGYGEAKEFAKKAGVKVPMDL
- a CDS encoding prepilin-type N-terminal cleavage/methylation domain-containing protein, encoding MLWGMNNSTSMSGSLDGSLLRQFVRKHGRNQNRVSGFTLLEMIVVISIMIILMAIAIPNYNRTVVQSRESVLRSNLSTLRSIISQYTLDKQKAPQSLDDLVTAGYLRQIPIDPMTKETNWEVTNEDTLMAVDQQEPGIVDVHSASNGIASDGTTYSTW
- a CDS encoding type II secretion system protein — its product is MLYRFHPGPNAKRAQGFTLLELIIATAILSVLTMMALPLARVTIQRQKEKELRRALWDMRDAIDRYKDAADRNAFQTKVDSGGYPPDLETLVKGVEAQGGKKMRFLRSLPMDPMTKSTEWGMRSMQDDADSDSWGGQSVFDVYTKSEGTALDGTKYKDW
- a CDS encoding cohesin domain-containing protein, which produces MRRLRRPALFLLLVTVLTLPALADKAKDLYAKGQDAEARQHYAAAYDFFKQAYDLKPKDLRYRAAFERLRFEAAASIVHNGQKLREDGKLDEAVAEFQKALTIDPSLFIAKQELARTLKMINDQRNPQPQAAGPPSGLERKIHEAAGPVELAPISNVPVTLKMMATKSDVVYRTVGQLAGINVLFDPDYTARPINVDLNGVSLEDALEITALESKTFWRPVTANTIFVAQDNPAKRKELEQSVLKTFYLTNLSAPTELQDVVNAIRAVLDVQRVQQLLSQNALVVRGTPDQIALAEKLVEDLDKARPEVIVDIAVMQVSKDRSRTLGLSPPTSATVTLQDNINSNTSTTTGTTTTGTTSTGTGSTGINLNTLGNLNATNFQVTIPSANLSAVMSNSDTKLIQNPQVRALDGQKASLKIGDRVPVATGSFQPGIGGVGINPLVNTQFQYLDVGVNIEITPHVHANGEVTLKITMDVSAVTGQSNIGGISQPIIGQRKIEHEIRLKDGEANLLGGIMEDQQTKSLSGIPGLAQIPILKYLFGQTTQDHSENEIIFAIVPHIIRGTEVSEQNQRAIDIGTASTIELRHKPQAAPAPAAQTSNPASTPSIQPQSNSNHPPAGQGSPTNGTGGTPSFLFDPPTIQVAKGNTFMVNLLLSGAQNVSSVPVQLNYDPKMLQLVNVSNGGFLSQDGQVVTVAHREDETVGQSQITAARPPGAPGVSGQGAVVTMTFQAKESGQTPLVITRGGARDPGLQAITVNGAQASVTVQ